The region TGATATTCCCTGGTTTTTTAATCGACACctaataatatttcataaattaatgaAAGGGGAGGATCCATTACTTGTTCCCCTTCATTACACAAACTTCTGGGTGCAAGTACATGATCTACCATTGGGTTCAATGTCGGAAGGCATGGCAGGACAATTGGGCAACTTTATTGAAGAATTTTTGGATTATGATACAAAGATTTTAACAAAGGGTTTACGTAAGATCATGCGCATCAGAGTATGTTTGGATGTCCAAAACCCCttaaaaagaaagaaacgaaTAGTGTATGGAAAAGATAAGTCAACTTACGCTACTTTTCAATATGAAAGGCtttctctattttgtttcctgTGCGGGCGTCTAGGGTACGGCAAAAGTTTCTATCCTCTTTGTATTTTGttgagatatcaataagttgaaTTTGGTTGAGATATTTCTTTGAGAGCGGCACCAAGGAGGGAATCGATAATTGTAAGTAAATGGCATCAGGAAAAACCAAAAGAGGTGATCAAAAATGACATGGACTTGGAAGAAATTTGTAGAAGGAATTAGATGCGATCTCAAGGAGAGGAGGAATTTAATAATGTGAGAGGAAAAGGCGTAGAAAATGAATTAAGGAGAAGATGTTATAGGATTAATAGGGTTAATGAACTTGCAAAACGAAGGTGTGAAAATGAGGCAACGCATAATATGATAATAGAAGCTAATGAGGTACTCGAAGAAACACCAATTAGACCTATTGATGGAAAGATAAGACAGAAGATTCAACAAATGGAGGGGCTCATCAAAATGCCCACTCAAGTTCTTCAATCAATAATGAGATATCGGCGGCCGCTAATAAGCAGACCGATCGATCGCAATGAAAATATTAAACTGGAATGTTCGTAGCTTAGGGCAGCCGCAAACAGTAAAACGTCTCAAAAATAGCTTGAGATAACTTCAGccttaaattttatttctaattaagaCAAAAGTCAATTCAAGAAGAATGGAAGCAATAAGGAAAATGTGTGGCTATGCAAACGGGATTGATGTTTGTGTGGACGGATCAAAAGAGGGACTTTATCTTGGTCGGAAGGAAGAAGTAATTGTTACATTGAAAAGCTATTCTAGATCTCATATTGACATTGAAGTTATGGAAAATAGTGGAGAATAGTTTTAGCGCTTTACAAGTTTTTATGGTTCGCCAATTGAGCATAAAAGGAAGGATTCATGGAGCCTCCTTCAACAGTTAAAAGGAAGCAACCAGTCACCATGGCTTGTTATCggggattttaatgaaatactTTTGTCGTTTGAAAAAAGAGGGGGTAGGTTAAGGGAGGAAAAACAAATGTTGGCATTTGGGAAAACTTTAGAAGATTGCGAGTTAAATAATTTAGGCTTTTCATGTCAATGGTTTACGTGGGAACGAGGTAAACTTCCAAGCAATAACATTCGTGAAAGACTTGACAGTGGGGTGGCAAATACATTTTGGTGGAaaaggttttcaaattttttagttCAACATAAATGCCATAGTATTTCCGATCATTGTCCTATAATTCTTAATATAATAATGCATGGATGGAGAAGATTTGAGAACAGTAAAAGCCCATTGAGATTCAAAACAAACTAGTACTAGAAAACAATTTTGAAGAGTTAATCCTTCAAGGGTGGGATTTAGGAGAAAAGGATCTGCCAGAGAAATTAGAAGAtctgaaattgaaattgaaatcttGGGATAAATCTAGCAGCAGATCCATATGGAAGACTAGAGAGGAATTAAAATTGCtacttaataatttaaataaagaaaatccAGATGAAGACATATTGGCTGGATTAACAGAAGTTAAACTAGCACTCAACATGGAAGCCGACAATGAAGAATTGTTTTAGGAACAACGAGCAAGAACTAATTGGTTACGTATGAGGGATCGAAACACTGTTTTCTTCCATAATTTTGCAACCCAGTACAAAAAGAGAAATATAATAAAGATTCTAGAGGATGGAAGGGGTGGATGGCTGAAGGGTGACAATGCCATTATTGAACTTGCAACTAACTTCTTTCAAAAGCTATTCTCTAACAATCCACTCTAAAGTGGTGAAAGGCTTAGAAGCGAAATCCATACGTGCATTACATAATATTTAAATGAGGAACTCATTAGAGAATTTAAAGAAGAAGAGGTGGTGAAAGCTTTAAAAAGTATGGCACCTCTCAAAGCATCAGGAAAATATAGATACCCATCGTTCTTCTACCAAAAATTCTGGCATATCATAGGAAAGGGCGTTGTTAATTATTGCTTCCAAGTACTGAATAATAGGAAGAATTTTGaggaaattaaaaaaactaatattgtGCTTATCCCTAAAGTACAAGCCCTTAAAATTTTGGGACAGTTCAGACCCATAAGTCTTTGTAATGTCATCTACAAATTGATCTCAAAAGTGGTGGTTAATAGATTTCGAAGGGTGCTACACTTATGTAAACACAAGGTGCATTTGTCCTAGGAAGATAAATAACTGATAACATAGCTTATGAAATTTTACATTCCTTCAAAAAAAGAAGAGATAAGGCACAGGATATTTTGCCTTAAAATTGGACATGAGCAAAGCCTATGACAGAGTGGAATGAAATTATCTTGAAAACATGATGAAAATGCTAGGCTTTTGCAACAGGTGGATAGATCTTATAATGCGGTGCATAAGAACAGTGTCATACTCGATAGTACTTAATGGGATTCAAAGAACAAAATTCAAGCCAACAAGAGGAATCATACAAAAAGATCCATTGAGCTCATACTTATTTATCATATGTGCAGAAAGCTTCTCTAAGCTACTAAATAAGGCTAATGGGGAATGATAAATTGAAAGGGCTAGAGTGGGCAGATGTGAGCTAGCTATCACCCATATTTTCTTTGCTGATGATAGTATATTATTTGGGAAAACAACAATGAAAGGTAAAACTTCAATAAAGTCAGTAGTTAATGAATACGAAAATATTTCTAGACAACTAGTGAATTTcaagaaattattaatttactttagTAAAAATGTACAAGACGACCTTAAAGAGCAAATAGGGGGATTTTTGGGGGTCCGAATttcaaataatctaaaaaaatatctAGGCTTACCAACAATGGTATGGAGGAGAAAAAAAGGGTGCATTCATAGAACTAAAAGAAAGAATTATTCAAAAATCGAAGAATTGGAGTGTGTAATTTGTCATTTAGTGGTAAAGATTTTTTATTAGATCAATTTTACAAGCACTTCCGATATATGTCATGCAGTGTTTTAAATTACCAATATTGCTTTGTAAAGAATTAGAAAACCTGATGAGTAAATTTTGGTGGcgaaatttaaaaactaataaagATATTCACTGGTGTAGTTGGTTCGCGATATGTAGTCCAAAAGCGTTTGAAGGTATGAGGTTTAGGGATTTAGTAACATTTAATATGGCCCTGCTGGCTAAATAGGGATGGAGACTAATCACCCAACCTGTCTGTTTGTTTGCGTGCATtatgaagttaaaatattatctATGTGGTAAGTTTTTAAATGCAAGGTTAGGAGCTTACCCCTCTTTTACCTGGCGCAGCATTTGAAACGCACGAAGCTTATTAGAAGAAAGAACAGGCTGGAGGATAGAGAACGGTGAATCAAGAAACATCTGGAATGATTCTTAGCTACCCACCCCTGATGATGGAAGAGTAAAGAATCAACACATAAATATCAACTATTCCAAAGTAACAGATCTAATTAATAAAGACTCGTTTTCATGGAACTACGAGGCAATCTGGAACTTACTGGATAGGGATCAAGCTGAGGTAATCTTGTCTATCCCATTGGTAAGCAGGACTCAACCGGATGTTATAATATGGTAAGGAGACAAATCAGGCGAGTACACAGTTCAAAGTGGCTTTAAATGGCTAATGACTAAGACTCTACAACTACAGGATTATGTTACAGACCAAATCAACAAAAAAAGATTATTTTACAAAGCTTTGGAATCTCCTGATcccaagtaaaataaaaatacatctGTGGAGAGTTGCTAACAATTTTCTTCCGACGCTCAGTATCCTTAAACTTCGAAGACTCAAGAATGATGCTGCATGTCTAGTCTGCTCAGTTGGAGAATAAACTGTGGAACATTTTTTTTGAGACTGCGAATTTACAAAACAGGTCCTATAGGAAATTGGGTTAGACATTTCGCACATAAACACAAACCACACATGGAAACAATGGTCAGCCTCTTTCTTCTAcatgaataatattaaagtatGTGCAACCATGGCAATTTCTATTTGAGCAGTCTGGTATAACAGAAATAGACTTTACCACGAAGGAAAAAAAGGCAAGGGTATAAGAGGTTGTGGGTTTTATTAGAGCTTATTTACGGAATTAGAACAAACTAACTCCTTAACAAATACCAGAATTAATCCAAGAGAGGAATTTTGGAGACTTCCAAGGCAGAACAAGTTAAAGCCAATTTGACGCAGTTTTTTCACAACAAGACATGACAGCAACAGCGGGAATCATTATAAAAAATCATGAATGTCTTGTAATGGGAGCATGTACTTACCCTCTAGGAAGAACAGGGGATTCGACCACTGCAGAAGCGAAGGCGTGTCTTCAAGCCGTCATATTTGGGGAAGAAATGGGTTTCCGAGATTTGGTTGTAGAAGGTGATGCTCTTATAGTCATTAAAAAGCTTAAATCAGATTCAGCGGATAGATCAGTAGTTGGCAACATTATTAATGAAATCCAAAGAAAAAGATTCAGTTTCGTTAACTTATCTTTTGAGTATACCTCTcgaaaaacaaatgaaatgacGCACGCCTTTGAAGCTTGAGAGTACAATCTGACTAGCTCGTCCTATTGGATCGAAGAAGTACCGACGGAGATGGAACCCACCATCGTCAATGACCAAAGAAGACTTTTGAATCTGTAGAAAAGGGTCATTTCTGTCTGAGTCCGGAGAGGCACTGCAAAAGAAAATGTCCTTACTGCTCTCTGATGAGCTCAGATTTAGGAGAAATCTAGTATAGTGCTTCCATGGTTTTATTATTTACAGTGATGGAAAGACATAGCTAGTATACTCCATTAAAACGACTATAGATGCAAAGAAGAGGAAATGTGTTTTTTGGAAGACGATAGGTTTTAGGtttctttagtttttttctttctttcttttaggtTTTGCTTACTTAAGACTTTATCAGAGGCCTTTcaatttcctttttaatttttttctttcaatttactTAAGACAGCTGTAGAGTTTGGACATTTGATAAGTGTACCACATGTCCTCTTTAAATCCATTCCGATTTtatctcaaaaaaaaattgaataatctatattcaatgttaaaatattattttataaattatcataaatttaatttcaaacattagcaaaatataataatattattaaccatattttcaatttatatgtatttttttgcaattttttaaaaataaaatagtttttataGGTTTATTTAGAGTTTCAGTTAATATCAAAATTcatgaagatttttttaaaagtttttactTTAAATCATGTATTTAAAATGACTGTTTAGAAATTGACTCTCAGTTTAATATATGTAATcaataataaattcaaatttcataattaaaaatattattccaacttaaaaattaattagtaaatatttttttagaatgataaattttgatttaaagttaattattatttaattaaataaataattggaaaaagaaaatgtaaatctCCCGGCATAAGCGGGAGGTTAACGGTAGTAATAGTAAAAAGAAATGCTGCAAATTTTGGTTGAAGTCGGGGTGGAATGGTGAACAAGGCACATAGAGTGAAATGGCGGGAGAATATGCTTGGAGGGAGCGTAACGGTCGTTAAAGACACCAACTAACGGTCAAGAAGGTGAAGCTTTAAAAGAGAAGAATGAAATTCCTACCTAACCCAGTGGATGCTCCCACTTACTAGATGACACATCACATTACATCATAATTGTCTTGTATATTATTATCCTTTCTCTCTGTCCTTGGCTTCTCTATAATTTGTAGGGTTGGATGTTAAACCTGCTGCAGTCCAACAATTGTATCATCATTATTGTACTAATTCATCAAACTTGTATCAGTTTAACCTTTTCAAATCACATCAAATTAGCCCTATCTTACATAACCATATTGTGATGATCAATAGCTTAAAAGTTCTACTTGTCAAAACCTAACAACAAGTCCTTGATATTAATcatcaaatgacaaaatcaacaacaacaacaacaaaaaagttAAATGTTGAATATTGAACCAAAGACATGTGCTCCTGGTAATCACATATTGATACTTACGTATCCTCAAAAATAACAACTCCAAAAATTGAAATGACAATGAAACGGGGTAACATTGCTAGATCCACTACCACTTCACAATTAGCACACCATGCTTTATCACCTATCCCACTACACTATAGATGTATAATATTGAACACCAGTACTGTCTTCATGGTTCTTGAATACATCCATCTTATCTCATGCCACTccgtttcaatttaatttatgatgcttatctttaattatttcaatctttttaaagtcaagtaaatatttaaatataaatctttaaaaaaattaaacataaaacataaaattcaaattttctatattaagttattatatttttactcttttaatatatatacaaaaataaaattgtaattttaaataatgaaGTGAGTCGGAGTAAGATAAACAATTATTATAACTACTTCATACCCACTATTCAAAAAAAACATCCTCTCCACCTCGCTTCCCATCCACTTTTCAAATTCAAAATCTGTTGTATGGTTTGAATTTTCCCATTCCTATCCGGAAACATCTATGGGCTTAAAGATAGAGAGTCAAGTATGTTCATCTATCCAAGGATCCACTATCACTACCGCTACTATTCTATTAGAACATTTCCTCAAACTATCATCTTCTTTTATTAAGCATAGAAAATGGCTCCAACAACAACCTCATAATCTTTTCATCCGTTCAGCAAGCCCAAAAATCCTGACCAACCCAAAAGTAGTCTGTTTTGCCACCCACATTGTAGTCCTCAAGTAAGCGTCCAAATTAATGCATTTTATCTCATTGCGCCAGATTGACCCTTGTTGCACGGTATTTTCCAGTTCGCCCCCACCTGGGGCAGAAAGAAATAGTATGACCCCATCATCACCCGTCAAATAGTATTctcatcatcaaaattcaaacaaaatatttgaaCTGAACAAAAACAATATAAACAAAGGGTTTAATGTCTCATGTTAGAAACTATTTACAACCACATATCGAAACTGCGGTGGCATTCAAATCTACGCGGCTATTTCTAGTCCATACAATTTTTGTCACCAATGAAAGCGACCGCACTTGATCTTTTCACTGTGGCGATAGACTGGAtcagttttctttcttttgtttcttcgtTTGGCATGATGTCCGCGATACAAAACAAAAAGCTACGCGCTCCCAAAAGGCGCGTAGCCAAACGTTGATCGGTCAATTAATGGGGAAAGTGCGTGCAGGTGCAGCGAAGGTGGGTGGTCCAAACTCCAGACATGTCAGTTCCGAGTGATGTGGAGCCACATCAGCAGGATTTAGAGGCGTTGATTGCGAGGAGGGATGGTGGAGATGCCTTGTCTAGAGAGCTCAGCTAGCACGCTATCAGTAGAAGGTGGCTTGAGGCCTAAGGGCAAGGGCAACCATGGCTTGTTTATTGCTTCTTTCACAACCTCTTCAATTACCTCCTCAGCCTGCATTGCATTCAATCACACAGTGTTAATCACTTTAACATACATTTTCAAGCTCCAAACGTGAATAAAAAGTGTAAGGTCAGAAATAGCCTAAAGGCATATCAAGGGTTGATTACCGGCTGATGTTGGATAGAATTTTGAGGCATGCCACTTCTGTTATCCATGGTGCTAGAACAATGAAATCCGTACCCATTCTGCGTATTATGATGCAGAAGAAACAATAAACAGTATTAAAAATCATTCCTTCAATATTATAGAGGAATGTCTGCCTAGAATTTTCAAGTTCTCTGACTAGTTTTGCGGTTAGAGAGCTAAATACTCACTCGAGTGAAAGTCGAGCAATTTCCCTGAGGTATGGGCATAACAGGGCAACCCCATGCATCAGCATGCACCTGAAATGGAAAAAGATGCATATATGCATATTATGTAGGTAGCTTTGTTTCTGCTAACATACTGGTTGATGAAGTAATCCAAGTAGCTAAAAAGATGAATTTGTATACAATGATAAACTTACCCCTGGATACGGCTTCCATTGCCAACTTTCAGTTGGTTGCCATGGGTGGTAGTAACCTTGCGAGCCCCACGTCTGGATGCTGGCTGGATGAGGTGTTCCCCACATGGGATAGACTGGACCAACCGGAACAGGATTGGAGTGATACGGAGGGAAGGCCATGATCGGTTTATGTGGATGACAACTCCTTTGTGTTTGATCTCTTTGTGGCCATCTTCGATCATCTTCCTTCGGCAAAATGTGTCTCTTATGCATTCGATATTTCTGCTTCACAGACAATGGGGCTTATTAGCTCGGACCAAGAAGGAAGACTTGCTATTTTTAACAACAAAGTAAACCATTCTGAAACAAAAACTTAACAGGAATCAAATTTCAAGCAAGGACAAGTGGTGCAACACACGCTGAATGAAAGGCACTAGAATTAAGTAATCTGATTATCTGAAAGGAAAAAGTGTTGCCGACCTGGAGATGACTAGCTACATTGTGCCTTGTCAAGCCTTCTACTTTCATCAGCTCTAGTATTCGGGAAGGGATGGCTTGATCTATACCTAGTTGGTCCACTGCCTGAACAAATTTCTTGTGCAGTTCGGTTGTCCAGTCTACCTGAGAACTCGAACAGAAAACAAGAAAGTACTTATCTACTCCCtcatataattgtttataaacaTAGTCAGTGATAATAGAAACACATAATGACGTAAAGAAGCTGGAAGTATTATTCGCAGGTGGCTGGTGAACAGCTTCCTATAAacatcacaaaattttaaaatcttaaaactgATCACTTCGATTTTGAACAGAACTCTTATGGAATTGTGATTTGTGTAATCAAGTGATGGTAACTTAGCGTTTAGCAAATGCTCAGTAAGACATGTTTTCCATGCTGGTACTAGGAAGATGAGTACAGTTCTATTCATTTTATACTTGTGAAATGTTACCAAAGGAGGATGAATGTGAATGAATTAGATTACAACCCCTAATCAccgaataataatatttataagtggCATTACCTTCAATTTTTTTCGATTAGCTTTATTTGGACGTGAGCTATGAAGACCGGAAACAGTATTTGGCTTTTCGGCACCAGCATGGGAATCTTCACTATTTACTCTGTCTCGAGGATGAGAGTCCAGAGTTCGCTCGCCTTTGGCACCATCAACGGAGTCAGCCTCCTCTTTTACCATGGTCTCCCTTGGTTTCTGATGTTGGCCAACCGGTGCAATTACTTCAGCAATTGTATGGCCACTGGTAGTTTCGACAGATTTGGATTCCCCATCCGGCTCCCCACTCTCTTTTTCCATTGAGCAGTTAGTATGTTCTTGGCAATCTCCATTGACTATCAATCTTCCTCCCTGTTGTAATTGTGGTGTTGAAGGAGCCGGGTACTTATTATTTACTGCTGATGGTTCATGGTCGTTTTCATGAATCATGGATGCATCTTCTATTTTATCCAAGTCTTCGTGCTTACATTCTCCGTTTTCCAATTGCTGATGCAGCATAGAAGCCACATAATCTTTAACAGGCTTTAGTGATTCAGAAAGGTCATCCCCCCCTGCACTGAATGCCTGTAAAGGACTAATCAAATGAGAATTTCTATATCACAGTACCTTAAAGACCATTTATATTTAATTCTAACTGTGAAATAAGAGCATCCAGACTGACCTTATGAACAACATGCTGCCATATATTCCTTAGTTTATCCTCGGATAGCGGTTTCCTAAGAAACTCAACTGCACCAAGCTGAAAACAAGTTGTCAAAACATGCCTTGGCGGTTAGCAATTATGGTATGTCGAGATGAACTTAAGCATTGAACTTAAACTGAACATTTCCGATGTTTCATATATCAAAGAAgatgaaaacattaaaataattaagattctaaaacttcttgaattgacaACTCGGACAGACACATACGTGCACCTAAAAATAAATGTAAACTATTCAATAAATAGTAGGAAGGAAAAATATCTTACAGCTATGCACTTCATCATGGTGCTGATACAATGAATGTTCGAAGTCACTGAAATAACAAGGATTTACAACAAAATTAGGACTTCCATCGATTACTGTCATCGATGCCAATAAAACTATGTCCAGGATGATTAAACAGAGTTTCTATATAGTACAAAGATCTAAGGCAAAACCAGGACAGGTTTAGTTTCTGAACTTACTAATGGTAGGCAAGTCCTTAGCAGTTTCAAGAAACTTGAAACCCCCATTGTTACTATTTGTGCAGACCTGTGATCATGTAAGCTGTTGTTATAAATTGCAATTGTAGGACCCATACAACATAGGAATATAGTCTATGTATCTTAATATTGAATAGACAACAACATTCATGTTCAAATCATGAAACTGTGTTGTGATAATGGAAGCGGTGGCTTGGtattattgattttatatcaAGTATCAAAAAGCAGGCTTGTATAATTTTTCTGGCTAGTTAATTCTCTAGTGCCAGTATAATGATGAGAAAAACCGCATAATCATGCTGAAGGTTTAATAGCAGGTACTTAAGAAAAATCATCAAcatttcaaacatgaaatttcttGTCGAGCTCAAATTTCATTAATTACCTCTACAATGGCTACATGGAAGCTTTCGGGTCTACTTGAAACTGCAGAAAGAGCTTCATTTTCATTGCAGAAGGTATATACTGCAAAAAGGCGCAATTATTTTTATCATGCATTCAAAGAGGAAACTATAGGGAGAGAAAAAGAGAAGCAATAGCATAGGATGGAAATAAATGGCATATTAAAGCTACAGGAGATCACTGTGAAGACTGAGGAAGAACTAAAGACTTAAGTAGCATTTACTAAAGGGAACCACAAAAAGCTTAAATGGTGTGATGGAAACAATTGCCTGAGAAGCAGCATTTGTAAACtttaaaagaaaacatgaacaaaaGCAAAATGGGTACACAGTACAACAAAGTCTGAAATTACAATCCAAATCCAAACTTCCTGAAAACCCAAAAACTGCGCCAGTCTAAAGCAATGGGGGCAATGGCCAGATGGAGCCAGCATAGTTGAGAGAAGAGAAGAATCATGTGAAGTGAATACGAAAGGGCTAAAGACTTTaggtaaaaaaaagaaagaagaaaactaaAAATGGTGGAATTCTAACCAATATAATCCATAGCTTCAAGCTTTGATTTTATCTCTGCAGCAGAATTGGTGTCTTCATCAAGAAGAAGGACCCTGAGACCCTTTGGGAAATCCTTCCACGCTGATAAATC is a window of Gossypium hirsutum isolate 1008001.06 chromosome D08, Gossypium_hirsutum_v2.1, whole genome shotgun sequence DNA encoding:
- the LOC107933590 gene encoding two-component response regulator-like APRR2, with translation MVCTRNDLSAWKDFPKGLRVLLLDEDTNSAAEIKSKLEAMDYIVYTFCNENEALSAVSSRPESFHVAIVEVCTNSNNGGFKFLETAKDLPTIMTSNIHCISTMMKCIALGAVEFLRKPLSEDKLRNIWQHVVHKAFSAGGDDLSESLKPVKDYVASMLHQQLENGECKHEDLDKIEDASMIHENDHEPSAVNNKYPAPSTPQLQQGGRLIVNGDCQEHTNCSMEKESGEPDGESKSVETTSGHTIAEVIAPVGQHQKPRETMVKEEADSVDGAKGERTLDSHPRDRVNSEDSHAGAEKPNTVSGLHSSRPNKANRKKLKVDWTTELHKKFVQAVDQLGIDQAIPSRILELMKVEGLTRHNVASHLQKYRMHKRHILPKEDDRRWPQRDQTQRSCHPHKPIMAFPPYHSNPVPVGPVYPMWGTPHPASIQTWGSQGYYHPWQPTESWQWKPYPGVHADAWGCPVMPIPQGNCSTFTRNGYGFHCSSTMDNRSGMPQNSIQHQPAEEVIEEVVKEAINKPWLPLPLGLKPPSTDSVLAELSRQGISTIPPRNQRL